The nucleotide sequence CAGGATGGAGTAAAAAATCAACAGGAAAGACAGAAAGCAAAAAATTATTTCAATCTTGTTTTGAATTCAGAAACATCAAGATTTGTTGCGAGGATCGTATCTCTTAAATACATTTTGCAAAATCCTGAAAAGTATGGGTTCGATATTAAAGATAAGGAGAAGTACAAACCACTTGAATATACTGAAATAATATTGGACAGTTCAGTTACTGACTTAGCAGACTATGCTAAAGGATTAGGAATAAATTATTTTATTTTGAAGATGTACAACCCCTGGCTGCGTGATAATTATCTTAACAACAAATCAGGAATGAAATACTCAATTAAGCTGCCATCGGAAGGTAGTATTGAAATAATTAACGATTGAGATTGGTTAAAAGTTTTTAAAGACTCTGTAAAAAATATTTAATTTTTTTATAATACTTTATTTTGGTTCCCAGTCAACACCATCACAGGGGATGTAGTTTTCGGTTGGGTGTTTGTCGTACTTGATACAAAGTACTGCAGAGCTATCAAAATGTTTACAACTAGAACAGAGTGTTGATTCAATGACTTTTTTGTTGTGCTGTTCAAACCATCTATAGCTCGCCATTGCAGGATGAATGATAAGTACATAAATTGCTGCGACGCTGACAATCCACCATAGTTGAATATCCATGTGCAATCTTAATATCCACAATACGGGAATTGTCATTGCTGTCCTGATGATTGTCCAGAAAACTATTGCGCCCAATTAAAATATCTTTATTAAATAAAAGGTTATTGACAATTTGCTAATATAATGCCAGTATAAAAAGTCTAAATTTTTAAGTTCAAATGAGGGTTTTTTATAGTTAATTGAGGGTGTTGTGTTTGTAATTTTTACATATAAATATTAATATTGAGTGCTAATTAACTAAGTTTTTAGAGGGGTTCGTCATTGTAAATAATTATGGGGAAAGAAAATAGAGTGAGCGCGGGTGGGTTCGAACCACCGACCCTCTGCTTAAAAGGCAGATGCTCTACCCCTGAGCTACGCGCCCTTTTTAAAAAGGAATTCAAATATAGTAAGTTGATAATTCTAATACAAAATAAAGATTTGAACACCAAAATCGATTGGCGGTAAATATGGCTTCTCTTAAAAATTCCAAAATTCTTGTTTGTGATGATGATGAAACTCTCTGTTATCTTCTTAAAGAACAACTTCTCGAAGAAGGTTTTGAAGTTGACGCCGTCTATGATGGTAAATTTGCAATAGAATCAATAAAAAGATCAAATTATGATATACTTTTGCTTGATCTGAATATGAAGGAAGTTCAGGGAGAGGAAGTACTTAAATTTGTAAAAGATTATAATGCTTCGCTACAAGTTATTATACTCTCTGCTCAGGGAGAAATGAGAAAAGCAATTGAATGTATCAAGTCAGGTGCTTACGATTTTATAACCAAGCCGTATGAATTTGATGATCTGATGCTCACCGTCGGCAGAGCACTTGAGCATAAAGATTTACTTGTTAAAACGGAAATTTTAACCAAAGAGATAAGTAAAAAGGGATCTGAAAATATAGTTGGAAACAGCGCCCAGCTTAAAAGAGTTCTTAATCTTGCAAACAAAGCTGCAATTTCTGATTCAAATATTCTTATCGAAGGAGAAACCGGAACGGGAAAAGAACTTCTGGCAGAATACATTCATAAACACTCCGCACGAAAAGATAAACCTTTCGTTGTAATTAATTGCGCTTCTCTGCCCGACCAACTTATTGAAAGTGAACTCTTCGGGCATGAAAAGGGAGCTTTTACAGATGCAAAAAATACTAAACAAGGATTGGTTGAAATTGCTCACGGCGGTACATTATTCCTCGATGAAATTGGTGAACTAAGTCTTTCACTTCAGCCAAAATTGTTACGGTTTCTTGAAAATGGAGAGTACCGAAGGATCGGGGGAATTACTACTTTAACATCTCATGTAAGAGTTATTGGTGCGACAAACAGAAATCTTCTTGAAGAAGCTGACAATAAAAATTTTCGTAAAGATTTATTGTTCAGGTTAAATGTTATTACGCTAACAATTCCACCACTGAGAGATAGAAAGGAAGACATTCTTCTGCTTGCAAACTACTTCATAAAGGAAAAATCTCCGATACGCTCACCAAAACATCTCTCACAGGAAGCAGAAGATATGCTCATTAGTTATTCATTTAACGGTAATATAAGAGAGCTTGAACATATTATTGAAAGAGCTTTAATATTTGCAGAAGGAGATGTTATTTATCCTGAAGATTTAAATCTTCCTCAATCCTATCAAACTCCAACCAGAAAACACACGGATATTGAACATGCTGAGGAAATTTTAAGTATGGAAGAACTTGAGCGGTGGCACATTAAAAAAGTCCTTGATAAAAACAGATGGGATAGAACACAGACAGCTAATCAGCTTGGAATTAGTCCAAAGACTCTGTATACCAAAATCAAGAAATATGAATTAAAACCAGTTTAATTTTTAATGCCTTCGAGCATAATTGCCAAATATTCGCCTGATCTTGTTTTCGGAGAAAACATTCCGGTAGCTATAACTGATAGTAAACTGAGAATAATTTGGCACAACAAAAAGTTCAGGGAAAATTTCACCGGGATCAGATTAAAGGGAAAGGATCTGGTCAGCTTATTAAGTTCATTTGGAATCGATAAAGAGATTGATTCTGTTTATACTAAACCCACCTACAGACACATCCATCAGATTAATAAAGTTTTACATATTGTTCCTCTCTTTGACAAAAACAAAAAGAAAACTCCTGACAATTACAAAATAGAACTCACGGAACCAACAAGCGAACTTCTAGAAAAAACTTCTCTGTCCTTTTCAAAACCCAACGATTTAGATTTCAGAAGTGTGTTACAGGATATTCTGACTCTATTAGTTAAAGAAAATTCTATCGACAGACTTTCTGAAGAAGTACTATCCAAATCTATTTTCCTGACAAAAAGTGATCTCGGTATCATAACTTTTATAAATGAAAATTCCACCAGAGAATTCAAATACTTCGATCAAAGAAAAATAATAATTAACAAACCAGAAGTCGAAAAAGTCGTCAATTCAGATTATAAGTTTATTTCAAAATGGTTAATTCTGAATAAGTCTTCACTGATTGCAGCTAACCAGAAGAATAACCTGGGGAGTAATCTTGCTAATTCTATCGGCTGTGATAATCTGATAATTTCACCTTGTATCTTTGAGAATAAACTGATTGCCACATTAATTGTTGGAAAGAAAAAAAATAGTTTTTCTAATGATGAAATACAATTGCTGGAACAGTTTGCTATTCTCCTGACATTTGTAATCACCAACATTAGTACACGGAATCTTAATACAGCATTAGAAAACAGATTGCTGCAGACACAAAAGCTGGAAACTATCGGAAAACTTTCGAGTGGTATGGCGCATGACTTTGGCAATTTACTATCGAGCATTTTCGGCAGCGTAAACTTATTACGGAAGCGTGTCGATCAATCAGACAATGTTCAAAAGTTAATTGATAATATTGAAAACTGTTCTGTCAGGGCACGTGACTTAACCAAACGTTTACTTTCGTTCGGCAAACCGACTCCTAAAAGAAAAGAACTTGTTAAACCTCATCAGATATTAAATGAGATAAATAAAATTGTAACTCAAACTTTTCCGAGAACGATTACGCTTACAGAAGAAATCGACGAACATCTTTATGATATTATAGGAAACGGGACCGAGATTTATCAGGTACTCCTCAACTTATGTGTTAATGCAAAGGAAGCCTTCAACGAAAAAGGAAATATTAAAATTAGTGCAAAGAATATTTCCATAGATGAAAACAACATTGCGTTTCTGCCAATTTTAAAAATTGGGAATTATGTGAAGTTTTCAGTAAAGGATAATGGTGCGGGCATTGAAGAGCAACATCTGACAAAAATATTTGATCCTTATTTTTCAACTAAATCTAAAGATGCAGGTTCGGGTTTAGGTTTATACGTTTCGTACGGAATTATTAAAGCACACAATGGGATAATCGACGTAACAAGTAAACCAGGCGCCGGAACTACATTTGATGTTTATATTCCGGCTTTTGAACCACCGAAAGAAAAACAACCGGAGCCGGGTGAAAAGATAATACTGCTGGCTGATGATGAACCAATGCTTGGAGATTTGCTGGCTGAATTGCTTGAAACAAATGGTTATTCAGTAATTAAAGTTTCATCAGGAAAGGAAGCGCTCACAGTGCTTCTTGAAGAAATAAAAGTTGATCTTGCAATAATTGATTATAATATGCCGGGAATGTCCGGACTTGAAACAATAGTAGAAATTAGAAAGTTAAATTTGGATCTGCCGATTATTTTGTCTTCTGGCAGTATGTGGGCAAGTCACGAATCAGAGCTGACACAATATAAAATTAATGGTCAGTTAAATAAACCATACGAATTTGAATCGATGCTTGCAACAATACGGAAATTTATTTAGGTCTCCTCCTTTTCTTCAACTCTTATCATCTTTACATCCTTCGCATAGTCAGACAATTCCGGATTTGTAATAGCATTAAGTTTATTAAGTACATCACCAATATCTTTTATTGCTGCATCTATGTACTTTATTCTACTCAATATTGCGTCTTTAGTTATGACTTCCTTTTCTAATTCATTTTTAAGTGCGGCAGAAGAAAGACTAAGAAGAGTAAGTGGTTGTTTTATTTTATGATTTGCTGTTACAATAGTAGCAATGAAGGTTGTTCTTTTCTCAATTTCCAGTAACTGTTTATTGGCTTCAGATAATTTTAAGGCTGATTTTACTCTTGCCATTAATTCAATCCTGTTGAATGGCTTTTTAATGTAATCAAATGCTCCTGCCTCAAGTCCTTCCTTAGTGTCTTCAGCGCTGGCTTTTGCAGTAACAAGAATTATAGGGATATGTTTGGTTTTTTCACTGTTGGTGAGAATTTTACAAACTTCAAATCCACTAATATCAGGCATCATCACATCCAACAAAATAAGATCGGGTAATACTTCATTTGCTTTCTCTAATCCCTCGTTTCCATCATACGCAGTGATGACTTCATATCCCTCCTGAATCAATCTATCCTGGAGTATGAAAACATTTTCGGGCAGATCATCTATTACAAGAATCTTTTTCATTTTATGTGGTTTTCAATTGAGTAATCAATGTCTGAATCTTGTGAGAAACAAATGCCGGGTTTACAGGCTTGGGAATATAATCTGAAAAACCATGCCTGATAATTATTTCTTTATCTTCCTTCATCGCTTTTGCAGTCACTGCAATAACAGGGATTTCTGCCCACTTAGTATTTGCTTTAATATTTTTTATGGTTTTGAATCCATCCATTTCAGGCATAATAATATCAAGCAGTATCAGGTCTGGAATTTTATTTTCCAAAATATCCAGGCATTCTTTGCCATTGTGAGCAAGAATAGGATTACAGTTTACCGTCTTAACAATTTCAGATAATGTAAACAATGTGTTAGAATCATCATCAACAATCAGAACATTTAAATCAAACTGCTGATTATTGTTTGATTCTGAGTGTAATATTGCTTTAGGTTTCTTTTCAGTATTGGGCGGAGAATCGGGCACCTTCACAATTGTTGATTTGGCAAGTTTTTGAATCTCAAGCCAGTTGCTTACATAATGAAATACATCTATTGTGTGCTGTTCTGATTTTAAAGTTATTTCTTTTAAACTTTCATTCAATGATTTTTTTTCTGAATCGGAAAATTCATCATTTATAGCTATAAGCACCGGAATATGTCTGGTTTTCGAAGTTGATTTTAACTGATGAGTAAGTTTTAAACCATCCACACCCGGGCTTGTCAGATTAATTATAATAACATCCGGCTGATTCTCTATTATGTGCATTAAAAAATAATCGCCCGGACTAAATAAACTAAGTTCAATTCCATTATTCCTGAATGTTTCTGAATAGAAGCTAAAGTCCTCATCATCAAAATTTACAATAACAACTTTGCTCATTTTCTTTTTAAGGAGATTTGTCAATCTCGTAAATGAATCATCAAGGTTTTCAAATGTTGCAGGTTTTAATACAAAGTCAAATGTGTCTAAACAATAGCCGATGTTTGCTTCCGTTAACAAAGAAATTAAAATTATGGGAAGGTTTTTTGTTTTGGGATTTTTCTTTAGATCAGACAGTGTCTTCCAAACATTCTTAGTGGAATTCTTGGCATCAACTATTATTGCCAGTGGTGTACTGCTATCCTCAAAACTGAGATTATCTGCTGATTCATCAGTAAATGCTATTTCATATCCCATTGATAGCAATTCCTGTTTTATTGAAGTCCTTAATTTTCTTTCCTGATCGATAACAAGTATTAAATTTTTATCATTTGCGTCAACTTCATCTTTTAGCATCATAGAACGATTATCAGGAACAATCATAAACACCTGTTTAAATGGAATCGAAAAATTAAACGCAGAGCCATTATTAAGTTCACTTTTAACTGTGAGTTCTCCACCAAGTATATCAGCAAGTTTTTTACTAATCGAGAGCCCCAATCCGGTACCACCGCGCTTTTTTGCTTTAGTACTATTCGCCTGTTGAAACTCTTCAAAGATAAAATTGATATCTTCAGTTGCGATTCCGATTCCTGTATCAATCACTTCAAAATTGAGCATTTCGTTTCGTACGGAAATTCTCAACGTCACTTTTCCATAGTCTGTATATTTGATTGCATTACCAAGAAGATTTATTAGTACTTGAACTACTTTCCCGCGATCTGTGCTGATAATAGTATGCGTTTCAATATTCCTGATAATTTCATACGATATTTTTTTCTCCGCAGCGAGTGGTGAGATAGCTCCGGAAACTTCTGTAAGGATCTCATCTAACAAAACATTTTCGTTAATGACTTCAATTTTACCGGCTTCGATTTTTGAAAGATCAAGAATATCATTTATCAGAGTCATCAATCTTTTTCCGCTGTTAAAAACGACTTCTAACCTTTCCTTATTGCGTGGTTCAAGATCAACTTTTTCGAGCATCAGCTCTGTTAAACCCAGAATTGAATTCATTGGTGTTCGAAGCTCGTGAGACATTTTCGCAAGAAATTTTGATTTGGCATCAGTCAGTTCAATTGCTTTCTGTTTTTGCTTTTCTAATTCTTCAGTCTGAGCCGTCAACTCTCTGTGCAGGTAGAGAAGAGTTTCATTCTGTTCTTTGATTTGAATATTCTGCTTTTGATACTCATCGTTAAGAATCTTTAAATCGGCAACCAGTTTTTCTAACTGCAATAAAGCACGTGCGTTTGTAATTCCAATTGCCAACTGATCTTTTATTTTCTCAAGATAATCTCTTACTTCTTCCCGGGGTCTTGTTAATGAACCGAGTTCTAACAGTGCAACTGGTTTATTGTTATAAACTACCGGAAGGAAAAGCAGATATTTTAATTTTAATTCCACAAGTCCTGTGGAGACAACCGGGAGTGATTCTTCGTCAATTAATTCAAGGCTCTGTTTAGTTTCCAGAACTTTTTTAAAGAAGGAATTGTTTTGTGAATGCCCCGGTTTTTCTGTATTCAGACCATAAGAAGAAATCAGTTTCAATTCATCCTCTACAGAATACAATCCACCGATAATAAAATCACCCGCATCCAATATTTTCTTTAAAGCGGCATCAGAAATTTCTTTCAAAGTTGGATTCTGATTAATGAGCGTGATGAACTCCGCATATTCATTTCTGGCTACTTCTCTCTTCTTGAGTTCGTCCAGCATTTTATTAAATGCCATCCCGAGTTTACCAATTTCATCCTTACTTTTAATTTCAATTTTATTGTCAAACTTTCCGGCATACGTCTGCTCGGTGGCTTTACTTAGTTGGGTGAATTGTTTCCTTAGTTTGTCAGTAAAAACCAAAGTAAAAATTAACGAGAGTGAAATGCTGACTAACCCGATTATTAAAAAAATGTTTCTAAGTGTGGATCTAAGTTCGCCGGCTTCAGCAAAAGTTGAGAATACTAAATAATAGAAATTATTCTTATTCTCGTCGGCGGCAGGTTTATAGATAGTTGCAAGAATATCTTCAGATTCTGTCCCCTGCAGATAAAGTTCAAAATTTCCTTTCGATTTTAAATCTTCAGCTGCGAGATTTAATGCGTGAAGATATTTTTGATTAGCCTGTTCATTAGAAAAATCAGCAACATAACCATCCCAGATCAGGGCTACTTCCGAGTTTACTCTTTGAGCAATATCATTAAGCATTTCATTATTTATTTCTCTCCCATAAAGATATTCTTTACCATCAGGTGCAGTGTATGAGATCATTATCAGATACGGATTTGAAGCGGTAAACTCTCTTAAGCTGAATTCTTTTGGCGGTAAGTTAATATTGTTCTTTACTTCATAATGTGACACGGATTTATTATTAAGCTCAATAATAAAATCAAGATTGCTCGTTTGAAACTTTTTATCTGACCATAAATCATCAATTCCATTTGTATATAAGGAAATAAAATCATCTTCTATTCCATTTTGGAACTGCTTATTAACACTTACTAAACTTCTGGCAGATTGCTGCAGGCTTCGCGTTTGAAAGTTTGTTAGAACTTCATAAATAATTGAATAGAACACAACAAATGAAGTTCCCAGAATCAGTGCGACTATAAGAAAGTTGATTAACAATATTCTGAGACTGATCTTCATCTATCACTCTTGTACAGAATGTGATTTACTGGTGATTTACTTTATTGATAGTTGAAAGAAGCTCTGCTAAATCATAAGGTTTGCAAAGAAAATCAGATGCTCCGAGCTTTGCACATTCAATTGCACTCTTTACATCTGACTGAGCTGTTAATATAATTACTTTGGATTTGAAGCCCGGGATGTTGTTGATTTCTTTCTGAACATCAAAACCATTTTTCCCGGGCATGTTAAGGTCAAGAAGAATGAGATCCGGATTATTCTGAATTAAAAATTCTACTGCGCTTTCTCCGTCTGTTAAATACCTTGCATTGTATCCTTTTGCATTTAACTCTTCAGAAAGAAAACTACATAAATTAATATCATCATCAACAATCAGAATTGATTCCATCTGTTAAGGGGTTTCTTTGGATTCAAACTCGTACAATTTAATTTTGTTCCTGCCTCCATCCATCTCCCTTTTAAGTACATTTTCCCACTGAGGATTTTCGAATCTTTCCTGAAGCGTTGGCATAATCTCCAGCTTTAACAGAATCACAAGTTCTTTCTTTCTTATTGTGGTCTGATCAAACCCGGTAAGATAACGAATACCAAATACCCACCATGGAAGATCCTTTAAGAATGGAATTCCATTACGAACTACAAGTTCTTCATTTACAAACAAACCACCGATAGCAGTTTCTTCACCATCCAGCATAATAACCTGAGTAGCTGCTGTTGTCTTTCTGATTTCTGTTGTTAATTCACTTGTCTGGAATGAACTCCTCTCAACAGCAACATCTAAAAGTGCATAATCTAATCCATTTTCCTTATGAACGTAAGGGGTTACAATTATTATTGTTCCGGTTGGAAAGAATTGTTCAGTTGTATTGCCAGCAAAATCTCTTGTTCTTACAGAGAAGTCCGATCCAATTTGAATTTTACCTTCGTTTCGATCTCTTACCACAATACTCGGATTTGAAATTATTTCACCAATATTGTTCTGTTCAAAGAATTTGAATACTGCAGTTGCTTGTCCAAAAAAATCACCTATCTGAAAATCAGATGTAACACCCAATTTAAATTCTGGTTGGAGACCTTGTGAACTCTGCTCACGTGATGTTTCTGTTTCACCTCTTAAAACACCAGCAAGATTAGTTTGTTCGCCGGAAAGCAAAACTCTCCAATCAAGGCCAACTTTTTTTGCTTCGACCAAATCTATTTCGCAAAAGAGAGCAGATATTTTCACCTCTCTTTGAGTTGGGGGAGCATAAGTTTCGGGAGTTCTTTCAAGCTCTTCTTTTGTTTTAGATTTTACAATAATTACATCTTCCTTCATTTCATACTCAAGACCAGCAAAATTAACGATCATAAGAAGAGCTTTATCGTAAGGCATATTAGTAATTTCAATACCAATAGGATCTGTTTTCTGCACAGTTGCGACAATTCCTCTTCCGGAAACACTTTCGCTCACTTTGCTGAGCAATTCAATTGCCTGGTTGAAAGGCAGTGTTTCAGACATGGTCACCAGCTCGTCCGGGTTCTGGTTGGTTTTAAATCTTCGCTCCC is from Ignavibacteriota bacterium and encodes:
- a CDS encoding sigma-54-dependent Fis family transcriptional regulator: MASLKNSKILVCDDDETLCYLLKEQLLEEGFEVDAVYDGKFAIESIKRSNYDILLLDLNMKEVQGEEVLKFVKDYNASLQVIILSAQGEMRKAIECIKSGAYDFITKPYEFDDLMLTVGRALEHKDLLVKTEILTKEISKKGSENIVGNSAQLKRVLNLANKAAISDSNILIEGETGTGKELLAEYIHKHSARKDKPFVVINCASLPDQLIESELFGHEKGAFTDAKNTKQGLVEIAHGGTLFLDEIGELSLSLQPKLLRFLENGEYRRIGGITTLTSHVRVIGATNRNLLEEADNKNFRKDLLFRLNVITLTIPPLRDRKEDILLLANYFIKEKSPIRSPKHLSQEAEDMLISYSFNGNIRELEHIIERALIFAEGDVIYPEDLNLPQSYQTPTRKHTDIEHAEEILSMEELERWHIKKVLDKNRWDRTQTANQLGISPKTLYTKIKKYELKPV
- a CDS encoding response regulator, translating into MPSSIIAKYSPDLVFGENIPVAITDSKLRIIWHNKKFRENFTGIRLKGKDLVSLLSSFGIDKEIDSVYTKPTYRHIHQINKVLHIVPLFDKNKKKTPDNYKIELTEPTSELLEKTSLSFSKPNDLDFRSVLQDILTLLVKENSIDRLSEEVLSKSIFLTKSDLGIITFINENSTREFKYFDQRKIIINKPEVEKVVNSDYKFISKWLILNKSSLIAANQKNNLGSNLANSIGCDNLIISPCIFENKLIATLIVGKKKNSFSNDEIQLLEQFAILLTFVITNISTRNLNTALENRLLQTQKLETIGKLSSGMAHDFGNLLSSIFGSVNLLRKRVDQSDNVQKLIDNIENCSVRARDLTKRLLSFGKPTPKRKELVKPHQILNEINKIVTQTFPRTITLTEEIDEHLYDIIGNGTEIYQVLLNLCVNAKEAFNEKGNIKISAKNISIDENNIAFLPILKIGNYVKFSVKDNGAGIEEQHLTKIFDPYFSTKSKDAGSGLGLYVSYGIIKAHNGIIDVTSKPGAGTTFDVYIPAFEPPKEKQPEPGEKIILLADDEPMLGDLLAELLETNGYSVIKVSSGKEALTVLLEEIKVDLAIIDYNMPGMSGLETIVEIRKLNLDLPIILSSGSMWASHESELTQYKINGQLNKPYEFESMLATIRKFI
- a CDS encoding response regulator gives rise to the protein MKKILVIDDLPENVFILQDRLIQEGYEVITAYDGNEGLEKANEVLPDLILLDVMMPDISGFEVCKILTNSEKTKHIPIILVTAKASAEDTKEGLEAGAFDYIKKPFNRIELMARVKSALKLSEANKQLLEIEKRTTFIATIVTANHKIKQPLTLLSLSSAALKNELEKEVITKDAILSRIKYIDAAIKDIGDVLNKLNAITNPELSDYAKDVKMIRVEEKEET
- a CDS encoding response regulator encodes the protein MKISLRILLINFLIVALILGTSFVVFYSIIYEVLTNFQTRSLQQSARSLVSVNKQFQNGIEDDFISLYTNGIDDLWSDKKFQTSNLDFIIELNNKSVSHYEVKNNINLPPKEFSLREFTASNPYLIMISYTAPDGKEYLYGREINNEMLNDIAQRVNSEVALIWDGYVADFSNEQANQKYLHALNLAAEDLKSKGNFELYLQGTESEDILATIYKPAADENKNNFYYLVFSTFAEAGELRSTLRNIFLIIGLVSISLSLIFTLVFTDKLRKQFTQLSKATEQTYAGKFDNKIEIKSKDEIGKLGMAFNKMLDELKKREVARNEYAEFITLINQNPTLKEISDAALKKILDAGDFIIGGLYSVEDELKLISSYGLNTEKPGHSQNNSFFKKVLETKQSLELIDEESLPVVSTGLVELKLKYLLFLPVVYNNKPVALLELGSLTRPREEVRDYLEKIKDQLAIGITNARALLQLEKLVADLKILNDEYQKQNIQIKEQNETLLYLHRELTAQTEELEKQKQKAIELTDAKSKFLAKMSHELRTPMNSILGLTELMLEKVDLEPRNKERLEVVFNSGKRLMTLINDILDLSKIEAGKIEVINENVLLDEILTEVSGAISPLAAEKKISYEIIRNIETHTIISTDRGKVVQVLINLLGNAIKYTDYGKVTLRISVRNEMLNFEVIDTGIGIATEDINFIFEEFQQANSTKAKKRGGTGLGLSISKKLADILGGELTVKSELNNGSAFNFSIPFKQVFMIVPDNRSMMLKDEVDANDKNLILVIDQERKLRTSIKQELLSMGYEIAFTDESADNLSFEDSSTPLAIIVDAKNSTKNVWKTLSDLKKNPKTKNLPIILISLLTEANIGYCLDTFDFVLKPATFENLDDSFTRLTNLLKKKMSKVVIVNFDDEDFSFYSETFRNNGIELSLFSPGDYFLMHIIENQPDVIIINLTSPGVDGLKLTHQLKSTSKTRHIPVLIAINDEFSDSEKKSLNESLKEITLKSEQHTIDVFHYVSNWLEIQKLAKSTIVKVPDSPPNTEKKPKAILHSESNNNQQFDLNVLIVDDDSNTLFTLSEIVKTVNCNPILAHNGKECLDILENKIPDLILLDIIMPEMDGFKTIKNIKANTKWAEIPVIAVTAKAMKEDKEIIIRHGFSDYIPKPVNPAFVSHKIQTLITQLKTT
- a CDS encoding response regulator; translated protein: MESILIVDDDINLCSFLSEELNAKGYNARYLTDGESAVEFLIQNNPDLILLDLNMPGKNGFDVQKEINNIPGFKSKVIILTAQSDVKSAIECAKLGASDFLCKPYDLAELLSTINKVNHQ